GCTCGTGAAACTTGTTTGCTTGCTCATTAATATCGTTAATCttaatgtcgggtggtaggtgcgacatatgccaacgggtggcttatcattgtgggtgccaataagacgtcgccggtgcttggaaacgggatgaggcgaagacatgcacgccggcggatcttacccaggttcggggctctccgaggagataacacccctagtcctgctctgcggggtctccgcatgatcactatatcaggaaaagtagctacaatcgctcctagagctgttgggttcaagggagaagaagaacaaggctagctcttgcttctctctctctatggtgtgtgtgctatgctcagaagccaaccctttgcatgggtgccccggggggtttatataggcctaccccccgggggtacaattgtaatccggctgggcactggtcccagccgtcagtgtctatgctcgccggcttctccgccggctgttggggcccgccgactagtgggtcccgccggctgccggcctcttggtcgacaggccggccccaccgcctaggatcttatcggcggctgcttactgtagcctcgcccctgatgacgagggctttgttgaggtaagcgtggctacagtgggccacctcgagggctctcactgtagccttacctcgtcttgtctccttaatgaggcacatgcttcgagggaggggtagccggcttctgggggccggctgcgcccttggccgactgggggaggccgggccgccttcgcgcctctctctggctgaaggggcccgccgcccgtgggtcgtactggcgtctgccgtgggtgatgtcgaggctagcatggctacaatgccgagccggacgggagatggccgtcccgtacggcgtcctgtggccatgcctgcctcgggtttcgggggtagtgggccgcactgtggccacatcccgtcttgtcaccgttatgtggcgtagctttggtggttgcggtcttggccggcttcttggaggcggcgctcttcgaggccggcttctggggagtcggcatgctttacggccggcttcctggagtcggccaccccgtggttatcctggggggaggttgctgaggctgggtcgccttccgtgagtcggcttcagaggtagccggccagggaaggtggtccaatgcttggagtgcttgaaggcccaaaggcctgataattttttggaagagccaggggcagtcggttaggctacccgtggccatttactcagACACTTAACAACTAGTGCCTAGTAGATAGACGGCATTTTGTTTGTTATCAGCCAAGTTAATATCCTCCGTCATCTCAACCACTATGAACAAGGTTGATATTGGCTCTAAAATATTCATCTGCATCATTGAGGGCTTGGCGAAGACGTTGACGACCTTGTCTGCTGACCTCACAAAACGGACTTCCAAAGCTCCAAGTGCGACCTTCTACCGGACAAAGTGGAAATCCACTCCAATGTGTTTAGTGCGTGGTTGTCTGACATCACAAAACGGACTTCCAAAGCTTCAAGTGCGACCTTCTCCCGGACAAAGTGGAAATCTCCTCCAATGTGTCTAGTGCGTGCATGAAATACTGGGTTGGCAGCTAAGAACGCAGCACCCAAATTATCGCACCATAGAACGAGAGGACTTGGCCGGGGGACATGAAGTTCTTGTAGAAGCGACTAGAGCTCCCCCTCCTCACGATCATCCCCGACGAGATCCTCTTGCCACTGCAAAGATTACCAACTTTTTCTTGCGCATCTGCCAAGGGTGGCTTCAACTCGGTTGTGTCGACCTCGCTACTGTCTGCTTCCAGAAGGCCATGCCACTGGTCTCTTCCACCGCCCTTGCAGGTACAATGCAAGGTCGCCTATGCAAGGTACAATGCCTAGCGCGCAGAGAATGAATCAACCCTATTTCTCAGTTTCCACTCCCTGGTGTGGTGTGTACCGTGCTTATGTTGTTTCTCCCGatatcatcatattaatattcttgttaccatgttatttacactgTTCAGAAGTTCTTATTCTCAGAAATCAATTACCAATAGGTTGCACATCCGTAGGATTGCTGTAGTTATACAATAGATTCCATTGTGCGATGAAAATCAGAGTTTATCATACTTCTGACATCAAAGTTGAGTTAGAGCTCGTGACTGGAAGAATTCTGATCACGAATTCAGTTTCATATTGATGGACATAGAACCGGGGGCCTTAAGGCTTCTAGAGTTATAAAGCAGTGAAAGCTGTTAAAAAAACTGTTGTAATAAAAAAATGTGAATAACTACTGTAATTCAGTTGCTTCTACCTATTTATCCTGCATCAATCACCGGAGCCTATATATGATAGATCAATTATCCAAAACCGGTCGGCTTGTACGATTAAGACACTGATTGGAAAAAATTGTAAAAGTAGGATACCTCAGTACACTGTTTTGCACATTGTAATGTCAGAGAGATAGAGCTCCTGATGTCAAAGTATATTACTGTAATTAGTTTGTGCATGATGGCTGGGAAAAGGAACCGCAGAAGGCGAATGTATCAGGAAAGGCTGACTATACGGGAGCAAGAAAAACCCAGTCTACAAAGACAACGACCAAGGCGAAGAAATCCTGTTAGACTTGCTGAGAAACTGGGATATATATACTTACCAGCAGAGACGACTAGCAATATCTTGTGACTCATCCTAGTTTGCTTCCAGAATAGTTATTGATGAAGAGTATGTGATATGCAAATAACACTTTCAAAGGAAAACCGGACCAAGCAGAAATGGCATGAACAATTATCTCTCTAGATTATGGTTTTGGTAAGATCCCCATCCCTTGtgtatttttccaatttcaaaatTTAAAAAGAATACTTCTGGACTTTTAAGAGAAAAGGGCTTTATTCCACCTATGCAAGAAGTTGCACTGCCGTTACATTGTCCTGAAATAGTGAAATATAGCATTCATGTGTGAGATCAAACGAGGAAATAAGAATGTGATTGCTAGTGAATGCATGTAACCTTATAACACTAAAATACTAGATCAATTGCATCATTCCATCAACAGGGACCAAGTGTGCAATGGAAATATTATAGTAACAGCACTAGGTTTACTTTTCACAACCTACTAGCTCACAGTATAAGAAACTCACATACGTCTGGGTGAAAAAGAAAGGATAATTAGTCTTCAATACAAGCATGAAGCGCTGATTGAAACTAGTAAACTGTTAACACAAGCATGCACTGCTAACTGAAACTAGAATAAACTAGGTTGCATCCATACTCCTCTCTTTCAGACAAAAGACAGCACAACCATCAGGTATCAACGTAATCTGCAAACGAAGCAATCAATGAGATAGGCCATTGACAGATCACAGATATGCTTCTGAAAGGGCGTCTGCCCTATCTACAAAACAATAGCTGAAAGGGTCGGCAATTGACAGGTCCCGGGTATCCAAACTGCCAAACCAACTAGCAGAACTGCTTCCAAATTTCAATCGGGCGTCTTGAGAAGCTCTATTTTCCGCTTCTAGCAGCATGAGTTGGTCGGTCATCCATTTCATGTCAATATCAATATTCTTACACACTCCAAAGTTGATTTCCTTTACCACTTCCGCATTCAAAACGAAGAACTTTGCAAATCCAACATCTTCCTCACCACCTTTGTAATTTATCAGCACCAGTACTTTGAGATGGCTCTCAAGGCATTTGATCGGATCTAGTGGCTCATACTGACGCACATTTTTCATCTCTGCCTTCACATAATCGTCCCACTGGGAAGGACGTAATAAACATATGTTAAAATTTTGCTAACTAGGCATTATTAGATGAGAATGGAATATTCAGTTTGATATTCAAAGCAAAGAAAATGAATACTCACAATGACATAGAGCTTTTCCAAGCAGGGGAAGCATCTAAGGACGTCAAGAACTGCATCCAAATTAGGCCTCGAGAAATGGAGAGCCAAAACCTTTACAGTGCATATTGGGTTTTCAGACCTGGATGGGATCGATCCCTGAAAAAAACAATGGAGATTAAAAGAACTCTCGAAGTAACAATGCCAGATAAGAGTCTGGAGATTGATCCTGCTGTTACCTTGAAGACTATATTAGCAATATCAATTTCTGAAATGCAGGGAGACAAAAGGCCCAACATCTCCAATTTAGGCGCCCTAAGAACCCGAATAATCTCACCGCCTGGACAACTTAATAGCAACCTTACAAGGCAAGGGGCCTCCTTAATGAGCAATTCTCCTTTGCCCTCAAACAAATAGCTGATGACGATGATCCTGAGACTTGGCGAGCTAATGCTGAGGCAATCAACATCACGAATCTCTGACAGATATAAGTTACCCAAGACACGGCAGCCAGAGAGCACCACAGAGAAGACATCCTCAGAAATGGAGACCCGCCATAGGTTGAGCTGCCTGAGGAAAGGGAAATTCAGCGAAGGTGCAACCTCTTTTGGGAAATCGCAGAAACCAATCCTGGCAAACTGAAGGGTTGATGCAACCGCGGAGCACCGACGGTGGCAGCGGATAGCGCTTCTCCTTCTCAGGCTGTACATACGTATATTCCAAGAACTGAGACATGCCGGGCTTTAGATTGCTTACTGGTGGTGACGCAGAAGTTTGATGGAAGTCTCACCTACCGCCCGACCTCTCACCTCACCTACCGTGCGTAATGGCGCCGCAACCACCGCCATTAATGGCCACGCGGGCTTATCTAGCCTCCCTTCCCTTCCCACGCCATGGTTatcctggggggaggttgctgaggctgggtcgccttccgtgagtcggcttcagaggtagccggccagggaaggtggtccaatgcttggagtgcttgaaggcccaaaggcctgataattttttggaagagccaggggcagtcggttaggctacccgtggccatttactccgacagtagtccccgaagctgattgggcttcgaggttgggtaggagttgagaagctcaatcagcttcctatcttgacaagtcggcagctgggagccggctttggttagacGCGCCGCCTTGGTCAAAaattccggagtcggagggcgggagctcgccagtgcgtgcaccgggccgcgggccggccacttgccgtctgcgaaccacgtggcctctcttggccaaaaagcctgccatcccacgcgcgcgacgggacgtcaccgcagggcgggggcccgccacgtccacgcccgggcccaggcgtggattctctgcagcccgaaaccgcccgcacgtctccttgcggcagtttcggcacgcctttagggcgtaataatcgcgaggcgtgggggagtgggtgcagttaatcccacgtctcaccccacatccggcctccccggcttcacctcgcgaagctataagtagggggagagggagagcagcaggctctcgcacgctcctccccttccaccatcttcttcctcttgccgtttcttgcaacagcgccttgccgccgcgctcttccactgctcgttcctccgccgccgcactcgttttcaccatgcctcccgccacggaacaatatggcggggattgggacggctccaacgtccacgaggatcacgtcgaattcctccgcaagacgcggcggctgcccagcgcggacaaggtggaggtccgtctcgcgccggcgaaggagcttacaccggagccgcgggagggcgagcgggtggtcttccgctcgcatttcttgcgcggaatcgacctgcccgtgagcgccttcttctgctcttggctcgagttctaccagctccagccgcaccacctcaccccgaacgcggtgggctgttgtctgccttcgtcaccctgtgcgaaggctacctcggcgtcctccccaccctcgagctctggggggagttcttccagtccaagctgggcacgcgcacgcggggcgtgccggctcagactggcgccttcatcgcggggcggagggtggctgccgacaaccccttccccatcatcacgctgatccagtcggtgaagctatggcaaaagtcgtatttctatgtcaggagcatcgccccgcagggcgactacgtcaacctgccggcttacgtagccggcccaccggagggcaggcggccccagtggtcctaccgggccgtgactctgacgccagctggatccgcagccgtcgcccgagtgcgagcgatgacccagtcggagggcttgacggggcccgacctactggccgccttcgtcacgcgtcgGGTACTtctgctccagagccgccctcatctgatctgtcagatgagcggccagctcgattcgagccggatgtgcaccaaggacatgccgcacgcggaggttgcctatatggtgaactacctcgcgaactgcaaactctccgaagagtggcagttcggcaaggagccatatagccgagccaatccaccgcccacggtatgttctcctcgtctcttctttttctcttagctttgtcgccgagttcctttggccgactctgactagtcggcttgtcttcgacagagtcctcttcttcggcctgccagCGGGTCGgatgcggagcgccgattcgtccccgaccggacgcagcacgacctggaggaccccgacttgggggcggccgctatggacgacaacaccgagccgggtggtggccaagccggcggcgaagcaggcggctccgggcatggagtcaccttcaacgactggccggacgacgatgaggccgaagtcgtcccgcgccgtcggCCGGCATCTGGACACGGCgggggttcctccgctgcaccgcctgctcggggcggcgggcaaaatcgtcgcgccgcccagggtttgttcggcagtcggacgaagaagcccaggggtggggcggcggcgactaggcgggaggaggcggccgcgaaggcggctcgcttccgcaagacggtgaagcaaccacaGACGGTGTCGGTGTAAGTTCGAACTCTTTtgtgtactcttttttctttcttttctctggtggttcctgaatccttgtctttttctccaaacaactagagctccattgtcgcttgagcgggcggctgccgcctccgtcgccgagtcgccgagggggtctgggagcaccactcgccgcgtggacccccgtgccgaccttcaggaggcgacagaacggaacgcgcgggaagcgcgggaggagcgcgaggcgcgggaggcggaggcacggaaggcggccgccgcccaggcggcgcaggaagaggaggcggcgaaggcgtgcgccgacgccgcagccaaggcccaagcggaggctgcagctgcggcggcggtggcagagggggccttgttggtcaccccactgcgcgtcgcagcgcctgggaccccggagccctcgccagaaggagccagtggcgaccagccagggctggagagggacaacgacgtcgtcatcctggagagggcgccggtgccgaccccgccgactggggccgCTCAAGGCGgtcggcctgatctgccgcctgcgcagtcggcggggggcgagccggccgcaaggactgagctggcggtccggatgccgccgagccggcgcgcggggaaggctgcgtcagagccacagaaggctgcgtcggagccgcagccggccgcgggctccagctcgtcggcccaggatgtgaaggtggccagcgctacctcggggtggacgccgggcgaagggacggccgtgatgaacgtggccgtgcaggacgtccggaccaggctccaggcccaggctacggcgctgaggcagtataccgacgagttccttgtgacgcgggcggccatccgggttagtcttcttatcttgcttcttcttgatcttgatttcttccgtgggggtgcgtcagcgcacccactgggtgtagtcctcgagttccgagtcggctgctgagcaggcggcttggaacttcttagtggatttggctttgctattcttgttcttacttcgatcttctgtctatcttgcaggactaccacaatcttcgtgcggccgccttcaactcccaggctcgggagctgacccagaagaccgccgaccttactgagagccggggtacgtgctttgttctttatctcacgtgggggcgcgtcagtgcacccactgggtgtagtccccgagattcgggccgactgctgagcggtcgggtcggatcttccttgacgacttcctcttactgttctttctttttctgccgtctctgcagcggccaacgccggtctgagggcacagctgggagagtctcagactgcccttcgtgccaaggatgtcgagctcgccgccttggtgcaggaacgcgaccgcctggccaagaagttggccgaccaggaggagggccacaaggcggctctgaaggcggtgcaggaccgcgaagccgccctccaggccgagtacgagatggaggcggctggctgggctgaagcaaggcaaactctgatcactggctatggtcagatcgaggatctggtagatggtaagccgcctacttcttcgtcctttctagccatctgccgcttttggctcgttttctgacttggtgttttctcttctttctttttactttcttgcgcagagtactttcctggctattctaccgccgccaaccagatcatcgaggcccgccgccaagcgcgaaggcaggctggcttcgagatttcgccaaccgccggccgttcgctggaggagcagctcttggcgatccaggcccgtctccagccggctcaccgactgctctgCTGTCTTCAGCGCGCCGAGGCGCAAgtactggccgccctctggcccggccaagtggttcctcgcacccccagtcggaccgccgattggctggaggtggcagtcggccgcttcgaagcctggaaggcctcggcggctcggtccggcgtccggcgggcgctggagttcgtcaaggcctggtatcccggcctgagcctggatcagctgactacctggcggcagcaagccgacacggagctggagccggcgcggccggctatcatccggcgggcttcggcgatcgccgactacaccgacaccagcgtcttcacccctgaggtagatgacaatggtgtcgcccagccggaggagtggttcgggctgaacccggcagacggtgaagactcggcggaggagaacgactccagcgacgagggcgaagaggaggaggaggagggtgaagacgccgagccggctagtggagcagccgaccagcctcagcctgaccgtgcctccagcaccacgtcacgcgcaaGTGCGTCGCCCgccactggtggtgaccaagccaagacccgctaggcggccactccttcagctggcgacgccgtctccaccgaccagctcggctcccgcaccgcgccctagtctagtctgccatcttttgttttcctgtcttgtcacttttggaacaatattctgttaagtctgcacaattccacccactgggggtgtattcgaacttatgtccgtagccggcctgttgggggctttatatgtatatataacttatgcatgcatttggcttttcctcgtactttgcttttcatccttctgatgtttcctttgccgcccttccttggttgccgcctccccagtcaaacagttgctctgcaatctgtagctggaggagtgcttggccaattggtggagggaagtactctagctttgctggactagagctaagtgtttaggaagccggccagccggctattctgatagccggcaagcgtggttggaggccgtctttttgctatataagttcgttggtccttagccgtttttcgtgtgggcatcctttctgccttgcctcttgctagttggacagtcggttcttcgagctgcgactttcaacaagagaggactcgggagctggcacactacttgtctgacttcaggtagaacttttaatatagctcaaggcggccagtccccgggctgactagtcgaacccggtgcctaacaaaaaatcaaatgtaataatacattcatgggtatgacactcgtcattcatggataaacaaaggcagtccccgagtactgttcggggggcctgttggttcgtacttaatacaaaagggtagcatgacacatactgctttcaactataaaatcttctcaggaggttcgcattccatggtcgttccgactccttgccggagtcgtctctcttgcgtgctcttggtttttgcgcgtcgatcaggtagtaggagtcgttgcctagttgatgacgaaggggccttcccaaggggccgagagcttgtgctggccagctgttcgctggatcagccgaagcacaaggtcgccctcttggaaggatcttggcttgaccttgcggttgtggtagcggcgcagcccttgctggtagatggcggaccggctgagtgctaacagccggccttcttccagtaggtcgacgccgtcttctcttgcttccttggcctcctcctccgcgtacatggtgatccgaggcgagtcgaactcgatgtctgttgggatgacagcctcggcaccatacacgaggaagaatggagtgaagccggttgacttgttgggtgtagtgcacagactccagaggacagccggcagctcatcgagccagtagccggctgatcgctccagtggtacaaccagtcggggcttgatgccggagaggatgagtccatttgctcgctcgacctggccgtttgattgcgggtgggcaacggacgctaagtccagtcggatgccttgcgtcgcgcagaaacgtgccagtgctcctttggcgaagttcgtgccgttgtcggtgatgatgctgtgcggcacgccgtaccgagtagtgatgtcagtgatgaatgtcacggcagtcggcccgttcagcttcttgatcggctttgcttcgatccactttgtgaacttgtccacagcgacaagtagatgcgtcaagccgccgcgggctgtcttgaaagggcccaccatgtccagtccccagacggcaaaaggccaggtgaggggaatggtcttgagtgcagaagccggcaggtgttgcttggaaatAAAAACTTGGcttcctctgcagctcttgactatctctttagcatcttccaaggcagtcggccaaaagaaaccatggcggaaagccttggccacaagtgatcttgaggctgcgtggtggccgcattcgccttggtggatatccttgaggattgccactcctttttctggctcaacacaacgctggaagactccagtgacgctgcgcttcacaagctctctgttgattattgcatatgctgcggctcgtcgttgcactagtcttgctgagatctcatcagccggcagctctctgctgactaggaacttgaggatgggctgggcccatgatggagctg
This DNA window, taken from Triticum aestivum cultivar Chinese Spring chromosome 1D, IWGSC CS RefSeq v2.1, whole genome shotgun sequence, encodes the following:
- the LOC123180391 gene encoding uncharacterized protein isoform X3 → MYSLRRRSAIRCHRRCSAVASTLQFARIGFCDFPKEVAPSLNFPFLRQLNLWRVSISEDVFSVVLSGCRVLGNLYLSEIRDVDCLSISSPSLRIIVISYLFEGKGELLIKEAPCLVRLLLSCPGGEIIRVLRAPKLEMLGLLSPCISEIDIANIVFKGSIPSRSENPICTVKVLALHFSRPNLDAVLDVLRCFPCLEKLYVIWDDYVKAEMKNVRQYEPLDPIKCLESHLKVLVLINYKGGEEDVGFAKFFVLNAEVVKEINFGVCKNIDIDMKWMTDQLMLLEAENRASQDARLKFGSSSASWFGSLDTRDLSIADPFSYCFVDRADALSEAYL